From one Rosa rugosa chromosome 4, drRosRugo1.1, whole genome shotgun sequence genomic stretch:
- the LOC133745001 gene encoding uncharacterized protein LOC133745001, with protein MGVPECEEMGFEGNISDAGPEGDDSDGFTSAHESDSEGNNVGHFRVKGKRRFNDWVEFNEKADMKTPRFCLGMVFPNSTMFKHAVLTKKELRFPRNTKHQVLVRCKTSPDCPFWMYASSPDMHNPTLQIRTYRPNHTCSSIGKKVYHCHAPFLSEEYKDVFLADGKWTREGIQSAVIRDLGMEIGHQLAYKAKARAARLAQGTLESQYNLLESYAHELKKETLTAVFGFKQNLKEMWQDSRECFHKGQLLSAVGIDGNNGMYPIAWAIVEQECRDSWTWFLTFLKEDLQIHH; from the exons ATGGGGGTACCAGAGTGTGAGGAAATGGGTTTTGAGGGAAACATAAGTGATGCAGGTCCTGAAGGGGATGATTCAGATGGTTTCACTAGTGCACATGAGTCTGACAGTGAGGGGAATAATGTTGGTCATTTTAGGGTCAAAGGTAAACGGAGGTTCAATGACTGGGTGGAGTTTAATGAGAAGGCTGATATGAAGACTCCAAGGTTCTGTCTAGGAATGGTGTTCCCCAATTCAACAATGTTTAAGCATGCAGTGCTAACTAAGAAGGAGCTCAGGTTTCCTAGGAATACCAAACACCAAGTCTTGGTCAGATGCAAAACTTCTCCAGATTGTCCATTTTGGATGTATGCTAGCAGTCCTGATATGCATAATCCCACTCTCCAGATAAGGACATATAGGCCCAACCATACTTGCAGTTCAATTGGCAAAAAAGTATATCATTGCCATGCTCCATTCTTATCTGAAGAGTACAAGGATGTGTTCCTTGCTGATGGTAAATGGACTAGGGAGGGGATTCAAAGTGCAGTAATCAGGGATTTGGGGATGGAGATTGGCCATCAACTTGCATATAAAGCTAAGGCAAGGGCAGCAAGGTTGGCACAGGGGACCCTTGAGTCCCAGTACAACCTTCTTGAGTCTTATGCTCATGAACTGAAAAAAGAAACCCTGACAGCAGTGTTTGGATTCAAACAGAACCTGAAGGAGATGTGGCAAGATTCAAGAGAAT GTTTTCACAAGGGTCAGTTGTTGTCAGCTGTAGGAATAGATGGCAACAATGGCATGTACCCCATTGCATGGGCCATTGTTGAGCAAGAATGTAGAGATAGTTGGACCTGGTTCTTGACATTCCTTAAAGAAGACTTACAGATTCATCACTGA
- the LOC133743392 gene encoding granule-bound starch synthase 1, chloroplastic/amyloplastic-like, with protein sequence MAAVTTSNFVPSTPHANGASGSQNRTNLGQMGLWNQPMTHNGLRSLSNLDMLRIRTRPSAYSMQVMRKAASDIGSVGRIVCGQGMNLVFVGAEVGPWSKTGGLGDVLGGLPPAMAANGHRVMTVSPRYDQYKDAWDTGVLVEIEVGGRVETVRFFHCYKRGVDRVFLDHPWFLEKVWGKTGSQIYGPKTGVDYKDNQLRFSLLCQAALEAPRVLNLNSNEYFSGPYGEDVVFICNDWHTALVPCYLKTIYKPMGVYTSAKVAFCIHNIAYQGRFPIQDFELLDLPGQLKGSFDFIDGYNKPVKGRKINWMKAGILESDRVITVSPYYAEELISGEDKGVELDNIIRKTGITGIVNGMDVQEWNPTTDKYLNVNYDETTVLDAKPLLKEALQAEVGLPVDRDIPLIGFIGRLEEQKGSDILAEAIPELAGENLQIIVLGTGKKYLEKQIKQLETKYPGTAVGVLKFNVPLAHMIIGGADFMLIPSRFEPCGLIQLHAMRYGTVPIVASTGGLVDTVKEGFTGFHMGAFNVDCEAVDPADVLAISTTVKRAVASYGTAAMKEMIQNCMAKDLSWKEPSKQWEKMLLSLEVAGAEPGFEGEEIAPLAKENVATP encoded by the exons ATGGCAGCTGTGACAACCTCAAACTTTGTACCTAGCACTCCACATGCTAATGGAGCTTCAGGGTCACAAAACAGGACAAACTTGGGACAGATGGGTCTGTGGAACCAACCCATGACTCACAATGGGTTGAGATCTTTGAGCAACTTGGATATGCTGCGGATCCGAACCCGTCCTAGTGCATATTCTAtgcaagtcatgagaaaggctGCGAGTGATATTGGATCTGTGGGGAGGATTGTCTGCGGTCAAGGAATGAACTTGGTCTTTGTTGGAGCTGAAGTCGGTCCGTGGAGCAAAACTGGTGGTCTTGGTGATGTTCTCGGAGGTCTCCCACCAGCTATGGCG GCTAATGGCCACCGTGTTATGACGGTGTCTCCTCGCTATGATCAATACAAAGATGCATGGGACACTGGTGTACTAGTTGAG ATAGAAGTTGGTGGCAGAGTTGAAACTGTTCGATTCTTCCACTGCTACAAACGCGGAGTTGATCGTGTATTTTTGGATCATCCATGGTTCCTTGAGAAG GTATGGGGTAAAACAGGATCCCAGATCTATGGGCCTAAGACAGGAGTGGATTACAAGGACAACCAATTGCGCTTCAGCTTGTTGTGCCAG GCTGCGCTGGAGGCACCGAGGGTTCTCAATTTGAACAGCAACGAATACTTCTCTGGACCTTATG GAGAGGATGTTGTGTTCATTTGCAATGATTGGCACACTGCTCTTGTTCCTTGCTACTTAAAAACCATCTACAAACCAATGGGAGTTTACACAAGTGCCAAG GTTGCATTCTGCATCCACAATATAGCTTACCAGGGAAGATTTCCTATTCAGGACTTCGAACTCCTTGATTTACCTGGCCAACTTAAGGGTTCTTTCGACTTCATTGACGG GTATAACAAGCCTGTGAAGGGAAGAAAAATCAACTGGATGAAAGCTGGAATACTGGAATCGGACAGGGTTATTACTGTAAGCCCTTACTATGCAGAGGAACTTATTTCTGGAGAAGACAAAGGTGTGGAATTAGATAACATTATTCGTAAGACTGGAATCACTGGAATTGTGAATGGCATGGATGTTCAAGAGTGGAATCCAACCACAGACAAATACTTAAATGTCAACTATGATGAAACAACA GTACTGGATGCAAAGCCTCTTTTGAAGGAGGCCCTTCAAGCCGAAGTTGGGCTGCCAGTGGACAGGGACATCCCATTAATAGGCTTCATTGGTAGGCTAGAGGAGCAGAAAGGTTCAGATATTCTAGCGGAAGCCATTCCAGAATTGGCAGGAGAGAATTTGCAAATAATAGTCCTT GGAACTGGCAAAAAGTACCTGGAGAAGCAGATTAAACAGCTGGAGACAAAATATCCGGGCACGGCTGTAGGCGTGCtgaaattcaatgttccattagcCCACATGATTATTGGTGGTGCTGATTTTATGTTGATCCCGAGTAGATTTGAACCATGTGGTCTCATACAGTTGCATGCCATGAGATATGGAACA GTTCCCATTGTTGCTTCAACTGGTGGACTTGTCGACACTGTCAAGGAAGGTTTTACAGGATTTCACATGGGAGCTTTCAATGTTGAT TGCGAAGCAGTTGATCCGGCAGATGTACTTGCAATATCTACTACGGTGAAGAGAGCTGTTGCAAGCTATGGTACTGCTGCCATGAAAGAAATGATCCAGAATTGCATGGCAAAAGATCTTTCCTGGAAG GAACCTTCCAAACAATGGGAAAAGATGCTGTTGAGCCTGGAAGTTGCTGGCGCCGAACCTGGCTTTGAAGGGGAAGAGATTGCTCCTCTTGCCAAGGAAAACGTTGCCACCCCCTGA
- the LOC133707017 gene encoding ATP synthase subunit O, mitochondrial-like encodes MAFANRLRSSLPLQVLVSKILRSEPLSAAATQRAVVCPSLTKSNNNSDELSRNFNSIASKKEEKVKLPLVLFGGYGKYASALYIAAAKTDSLDKVESEILDFVQSIKKTPELSQFTKDPTVPARSRVKATAEISEKVEHSDITKNFLAVLAEHGGLNHVEAIAKKFVELTMAHKGIVEVNVTSVIPLPAEEEKELKETMQEILGQGKTVKLEQKIDPGILGGLVVEFQQKMVDMSIKTRARQMERYLQDPKHWGDLLL; translated from the exons ATGGCCTTCGCTAATCGACTCCGATCTAGCCTCCCTCTCCAAGTCCTCGTTAGCAAGATTCTCAGATCGGAACCACTCTCCGCCGCAGCCACCCAGCGGGCTGTAGTTTGCCCTAGTCTGACAAAAAGTAATAACAACTCCGATGAGTTGTCGAGGAACTTTAATTCTATTGCCTCTAAGAAGGAAGAGAAGGTCAAGTTGCCTTTGGTTTTGTTTGGGGGGTATGGAAAATATGCCTCTGCGTTGTACATTGCTGCAGCGAAAACTGATTCCTTGGACAAAGTCGAGTCTGAGATTCTCGATTTTGTTCAGTCTATCAAGAAAACTCCTGAGCTTTCTCAGTTTACCAAGGATCCGACGGTGCCTGCTCGTTCTAGAGTGAAGGCGACGGCGGAGATTTCTGAAAAGGTTGAACATTCAGATATTACAAAGAACTTCTTGG CTGTGTTGGCTGAACATGGAGGGCTAAATCACGTTGAAGCCATTGCAAAGAAATTTGTGGAGTTGACTATGGCGCATAAGGGAATAGTGGAAGTTAATGTGACTTCTGTGATT CCCCTCCCTGCTGAAGAGGAGAAAGAATTGAAGGAGACAATGCAGGAGATACTTGGACAAGGGAAGACAGTGAAGCTTGAACAGAAGATAGATCCGGGGATTCTGGGAGGGCTTGTGGTAGAGTTTCAACAGAAGATGGTGGACATGTCCATCAAGACTAGGGCACGTCAGATGGAGAGGTACTTGCAGGATCCCAAACACTGGGGTGACCTCCTCCTCTAA